The following coding sequences are from one Granulicella sp. L56 window:
- a CDS encoding alpha/beta fold hydrolase translates to MAGPVSGSTVFLLHGWPDAPVGWTHVASRLQGEGFRTITPYLRGSYPTEFLSQSTPRFAGAVAMAQDVIDLANKLRIKSFAVVGHDWGARIAYTLATLFPERIRAMAALALAYQPRGEFRLGSFAQSKQFWYQFFQCTDSGAEAVRRDPIGFARVQWDTWSPSGWFTEEDFTAASRYFEKPDWAEITLNAYRSRYLNGEVIDHRYDELQALINSSESISVPTIMIQGASDFCDLPAASENQEKYFLRHYKRVVLEGIGHFPHRETPDAVGEAVLRLLI, encoded by the coding sequence ATGGCCGGGCCAGTGTCTGGATCGACCGTATTCCTGTTGCACGGGTGGCCAGATGCACCAGTCGGCTGGACGCATGTCGCTTCAAGATTACAGGGCGAGGGATTCAGAACGATAACCCCATATCTGCGCGGGTCATATCCCACTGAGTTCCTATCCCAGTCCACTCCCAGGTTTGCGGGAGCGGTGGCCATGGCCCAGGATGTGATCGACCTCGCAAATAAATTGAGAATTAAATCGTTCGCTGTTGTTGGACACGATTGGGGCGCACGTATCGCGTACACACTTGCAACGCTATTTCCAGAACGTATTCGAGCGATGGCCGCCCTCGCACTGGCATACCAGCCTCGCGGAGAGTTTCGCCTTGGAAGCTTCGCTCAGTCAAAGCAATTCTGGTATCAGTTCTTCCAATGCACAGATAGCGGAGCCGAGGCGGTGCGAAGAGATCCGATTGGATTCGCTCGAGTTCAGTGGGACACCTGGAGCCCCTCCGGATGGTTCACCGAGGAAGACTTTACCGCTGCAAGCAGATATTTCGAAAAGCCGGACTGGGCTGAAATCACCTTGAACGCCTATCGATCCAGGTATTTGAACGGCGAGGTAATCGATCACCGCTACGACGAACTTCAAGCGCTAATCAACAGCAGTGAGTCAATCTCAGTTCCGACTATCATGATCCAAGGTGCCTCAGATTTTTGCGACCTTCCCGCTGCTTCAGAAAATCAAGAAAAATATTTTCTGCGGCACTATAAACGTGTCGTTCTGGAGGGTATTGGCCATTTTCCGCATCGGGAAACTCCCGATGCAGTCGGCGAAGCTGTGTTACGCCTCTTGATCTAA
- a CDS encoding MarR family winged helix-turn-helix transcriptional regulator, producing MDRTSLYRAIAPMIRDGWIASTSESHARFRTATVTKKGQRLLTDANKRWEEVQHTVIGKFGQKKYKALLTELNRLADCAV from the coding sequence CACTTTATCGCGCAATTGCTCCCATGATTCGAGACGGCTGGATTGCCTCCACAAGCGAGAGCCACGCTCGATTCCGCACAGCGACTGTGACAAAGAAAGGACAGCGACTCCTGACCGATGCAAACAAACGCTGGGAAGAAGTGCAGCACACCGTCATTGGCAAATTTGGACAGAAGAAGTACAAGGCGCTCCTGACCGAGCTGAATCGGTTGGCAGACTGCGCAGTTTAG
- a CDS encoding VOC family protein, which translates to MSNVQIDQKSYEMPPKEGMSIAHFITVADIQRSLDYYEKVFGARILSRGDGNAPGYLQLANIWMIINVGGGPTPDKPTVSLSVPDPNHLNSFLNFRVADIQARYELWKSRGAEFITEPIPKYGEIRCYIRDPDGYIIEVGQSTDLTYG; encoded by the coding sequence ATGAGTAATGTACAAATCGATCAGAAAAGCTATGAGATGCCCCCGAAGGAGGGGATGAGCATCGCGCATTTTATAACCGTGGCCGATATCCAACGATCGCTGGACTACTACGAGAAGGTCTTCGGTGCTCGCATCTTGAGCAGGGGCGACGGCAACGCGCCCGGGTACCTTCAGCTTGCGAATATCTGGATGATTATCAACGTGGGGGGCGGACCAACCCCGGATAAGCCGACGGTATCGCTCAGCGTCCCTGACCCGAACCACCTCAACAGTTTCTTAAATTTCCGGGTTGCGGATATTCAAGCGCGCTATGAACTGTGGAAGAGTCGCGGAGCAGAGTTCATCACGGAGCCGATCCCCAAGTACGGCGAGATCCGCTGCTATATCCGCGATCCTGACGGCTATATCATCGAGGTCGGTCAGAGCACAGATCTTACGTACGGTTGA
- a CDS encoding muconolactone Delta-isomerase family protein, which translates to MLFYLQMRWNIEGRISLNDVFDLQKSEEETVAGRIKVIGMYKVAAQRRVIAIIDIENADELDRNFMARLPLREYLELEAVWALRTYESFLEDCKSGFKDTHPLEPQSVV; encoded by the coding sequence ATGCTTTTTTACCTGCAAATGAGATGGAATATCGAAGGCCGGATCTCCCTGAATGACGTCTTCGATCTCCAAAAGTCCGAAGAAGAAACTGTCGCAGGCCGCATCAAGGTTATAGGAATGTATAAGGTCGCAGCGCAGCGCCGGGTGATCGCAATCATCGACATAGAGAATGCCGACGAACTGGACCGCAATTTTATGGCTCGCTTGCCACTCCGCGAATACCTTGAATTGGAAGCAGTCTGGGCTTTGCGGACCTATGAAAGCTTTCTTGAGGATTGCAAATCTGGATTCAAGGATACCCATCCCCTAGAGCCGCAATCAGTCGTTTAG
- a CDS encoding single-stranded DNA-binding protein — EWHRVDAWRNLSKFAKTLQKGQLVTLEGILRYREVEDEVKGVTFKHRIAEIHAISIKRLSKVEAADDPSDGADDE, encoded by the coding sequence CCGAATGGCATCGCGTCGATGCCTGGAGGAATCTCTCGAAGTTCGCCAAAACTCTCCAAAAGGGGCAGCTGGTTACCTTGGAAGGCATCCTCCGTTATCGCGAGGTGGAAGATGAGGTCAAGGGTGTCACCTTCAAGCACCGGATCGCCGAGATCCACGCCATCAGCATCAAGCGGCTCTCGAAGGTCGAGGCCGCAGATGATCCTTCGGACGGAGCCGACGACGAGTAA